The following are encoded together in the Raineyella sp. LH-20 genome:
- a CDS encoding dihydroxyacetone kinase family protein has translation MTHLFNDPDTFMEDALVGFCDAFSRYVLPVPGGVVRRAATPEGKVAVVVGGGSGHYPAFCGVVGDGFADGAVVGNIFTSPSTEDACNVGRAAQNGGGLLFITGNYAGDVMNFDLAQQQLIAEGIPTRNLYVTDDVASAPVEEIRKRRGIAGDFVVFKVAGVAADRGADLAEVERLAAKANDRTRTMGVGLDGCTMPGATDKLFHVPAGRMGVGLGIHGEPGIAETDLLSARDLGLLLLERVLAEEPADSTQRVGVILNGLGATKYEELFVVWKTVAAELAQRGYTVVDPEVGELVTSLDMAGISLTLVYLDDELEPYWVAPADTPAYRKGAVDRRDAPTRDLSGLAAAHGDVRQGSEASRTAAGVAVDALTAIDARMRAEEEELARIDAVAGDGDHGRGMVRGVHFALEAARAAAAAGGGVRSVLDAAGEAWAGKAGGTSGVLWGRALQAFGDTLGDDAEQYGAADAVAGTRAFLDSMLTLGKAHVGDKTMLDALVPFVDRLDAEVTAGQALSDAWAVAAQVAVRAAADTASLSPKVGRARPLAERSVGTPDAGATSLAMCAVEVGTVLADRNPQGSGEQE, from the coding sequence ATGACTCATCTGTTCAATGACCCCGACACTTTCATGGAGGACGCGCTGGTCGGTTTCTGCGACGCCTTCTCCCGCTACGTGCTGCCCGTCCCCGGCGGTGTCGTCCGCCGGGCGGCGACCCCGGAGGGCAAGGTGGCGGTCGTCGTCGGTGGCGGCTCGGGCCACTACCCCGCCTTCTGCGGCGTGGTCGGCGACGGATTCGCCGACGGTGCCGTCGTCGGCAACATCTTCACCTCCCCGTCGACCGAGGACGCCTGCAACGTCGGCCGGGCCGCGCAGAACGGCGGCGGCCTGCTCTTCATCACCGGCAACTACGCCGGTGACGTGATGAACTTCGACCTCGCCCAGCAGCAGTTGATCGCCGAAGGCATCCCGACCCGCAACCTCTACGTGACCGACGACGTGGCCAGCGCACCGGTGGAGGAGATCCGCAAGCGTCGTGGCATCGCCGGTGACTTCGTGGTCTTCAAGGTCGCCGGCGTCGCGGCCGACCGGGGCGCCGACCTGGCCGAGGTGGAGCGCCTCGCGGCCAAGGCCAACGACCGCACCCGGACGATGGGTGTCGGGCTGGACGGCTGCACCATGCCGGGCGCCACCGACAAACTGTTCCACGTGCCGGCCGGACGGATGGGCGTCGGCCTCGGCATCCACGGGGAGCCCGGGATCGCCGAGACCGACCTGCTCTCCGCGCGGGATCTCGGCCTGCTGCTGCTCGAGCGGGTGCTGGCGGAGGAGCCGGCCGACTCGACCCAGCGCGTCGGGGTGATCCTCAACGGGCTCGGCGCCACGAAGTACGAAGAGCTCTTCGTGGTCTGGAAGACGGTCGCGGCCGAGCTGGCGCAGCGCGGCTACACCGTGGTCGACCCCGAGGTCGGCGAACTCGTCACCAGCCTCGACATGGCCGGCATCTCGCTCACACTGGTCTACCTCGACGACGAACTCGAGCCGTACTGGGTCGCCCCGGCCGACACCCCCGCCTACCGGAAGGGCGCAGTGGACCGGCGCGACGCGCCGACCCGCGACCTGTCCGGGCTCGCCGCCGCCCACGGGGACGTACGCCAGGGCAGCGAGGCCTCCCGGACGGCCGCCGGCGTGGCCGTCGACGCGCTGACCGCGATCGACGCCCGGATGCGGGCCGAGGAGGAAGAACTGGCCCGGATCGACGCGGTCGCCGGCGACGGTGACCACGGCCGCGGGATGGTCCGCGGGGTCCACTTCGCCCTGGAGGCCGCACGCGCGGCCGCCGCGGCGGGCGGCGGCGTACGGTCCGTCCTCGACGCGGCCGGGGAGGCCTGGGCCGGCAAGGCCGGCGGCACCTCCGGAGTACTGTGGGGAAGGGCGCTGCAGGCCTTCGGGGACACCCTCGGGGACGATGCCGAGCAGTACGGCGCCGCCGACGCGGTGGCCGGGACACGGGCGTTCCTCGACTCGATGCTGACCCTCGGCAAGGCGCACGTCGGGGACAAGACGATGCTCGACGCCCTGGTGCCGTTCGTCGACCGGCTCGACGCGGAGGTGACGGCCGGGCAGGCACTGAGCGACGCCTGGGCCGTGGCGGCACAGGTCGCCGTGCGGGCCGCCGCGGACACCGCCTCGCTGTCGCCGAAGGTCGGCCGGGCCCGCCCGCTGGCCGAGCGCAGCGTCGGCACCCCGGACGCCGGCGCGACGTCCCTGGCGATGTGCGCCGTGGAGGTCGGCACCGTACTGGCCGATCGGAACCCGCAAGGAAGTGGAGAACAGGAATGA
- a CDS encoding sugar ABC transporter permease, whose protein sequence is MSTRQHGAMRSADDTVGGRQAPTVSPARRKWRPYILSIPATVILIGILYPFVQGVGYTFLNYRATEGNVHFIGLSNYLQVFTEPLFWGSVRTTLVFAIVATVLETVLGVIIALLLNRSSLIGKIFEKVLILPLMIAPVIAGVIWKLMFNPQFGILNHIFHLGSTFDFLSEGRALWSIIMVDAWIYTPFVAILVLAGVRSLPKEPFEASAVDGAGWFYMFRRLMLPMMWPYILVAVIFRFMDCLKVFDIVYVLTQGGPGHATSTLQVNAYINSIINFNYSGGATYMFILWIIVYLTAQQLVKLLGRAQARAAGSEA, encoded by the coding sequence ATGAGCACTCGCCAGCACGGGGCGATGCGCAGTGCGGACGACACGGTCGGTGGCCGCCAGGCCCCGACCGTGTCGCCTGCCAGACGCAAGTGGCGCCCCTACATCCTCTCGATCCCCGCCACCGTCATCCTGATCGGCATCCTGTATCCGTTCGTCCAGGGCGTCGGTTACACGTTCCTCAACTACCGGGCGACCGAGGGGAACGTCCACTTCATCGGCCTGTCCAACTACCTCCAGGTCTTCACCGAGCCGCTCTTCTGGGGCTCGGTCCGCACCACCCTCGTCTTCGCGATCGTGGCGACGGTGCTGGAGACCGTCCTCGGCGTGATCATCGCGCTGCTGCTCAACCGCTCCAGCCTGATCGGGAAGATCTTCGAGAAGGTCCTCATCCTGCCGCTGATGATCGCCCCGGTGATCGCCGGTGTGATCTGGAAGCTGATGTTCAACCCGCAGTTCGGCATCCTGAACCACATCTTCCACCTGGGCTCGACGTTCGACTTCCTCAGCGAGGGACGGGCGCTGTGGTCGATCATCATGGTCGACGCCTGGATCTACACGCCGTTCGTCGCGATCCTCGTCCTCGCCGGCGTACGGTCCCTGCCGAAGGAGCCGTTCGAGGCGTCCGCGGTCGACGGCGCCGGCTGGTTCTACATGTTCCGTCGGCTGATGCTGCCGATGATGTGGCCGTACATCCTGGTCGCCGTCATCTTCCGGTTCATGGACTGCCTGAAGGTGTTCGACATCGTCTACGTGCTGACCCAGGGCGGTCCCGGTCACGCGACCAGCACCCTGCAGGTGAACGCGTACATCAACTCGATCATCAACTTCAACTACTCGGGCGGCGCCACGTACATGTTCATCCTCTGGATCATCGTGTACCTCACCGCTCAGCAGCTGGTGAAGCTGCTGGGCCGGGCCCAGGCCCGCGCTGCCGGATCGGAGGCGTGA
- a CDS encoding L-ribulose-5-phosphate 4-epimerase, which translates to MTQLESLPDDIRRAVAETRERVAALHAQLPRWGLVVWTAGNVSERVPGADLFVIKPSGVSYDDLRPEQMVVCTLDGAKIDDGTPAWLRPSSDTAAHAYVYRHMPEVGGVVHTHSAYATAYAARGQEIPCILTMVADEFGGPIPIGPLAIIGDDSIGQGIVETLTGHRSRAVLMAQHGPFTIGSDGRDAVKAAVMCEEVARTVSIAQQRGPVAPLPQEMIDKLWHRYQNVYGQHAEES; encoded by the coding sequence ATGACCCAACTCGAATCCCTGCCCGACGACATCCGCCGCGCCGTGGCGGAGACCCGTGAGCGGGTGGCCGCCCTGCACGCCCAACTGCCCCGCTGGGGCCTGGTCGTCTGGACCGCGGGCAACGTCTCGGAACGCGTCCCCGGCGCCGACCTGTTCGTGATCAAGCCGTCCGGGGTGTCGTACGACGACCTGCGCCCCGAACAGATGGTCGTCTGCACCCTCGACGGTGCCAAGATCGACGACGGCACGCCGGCCTGGCTGCGGCCGTCCTCCGACACCGCCGCCCACGCGTACGTCTATCGCCACATGCCCGAGGTGGGCGGCGTGGTGCACACCCATTCGGCGTACGCCACCGCGTACGCCGCTCGCGGCCAGGAGATCCCCTGCATCCTGACCATGGTGGCCGACGAGTTCGGCGGGCCGATCCCGATCGGGCCGCTGGCGATCATCGGGGACGACTCGATCGGCCAGGGCATCGTCGAGACCCTCACCGGTCACCGCTCCCGGGCCGTGTTGATGGCCCAGCACGGGCCGTTCACCATCGGCTCCGACGGCCGCGACGCGGTCAAGGCCGCAGTGATGTGCGAGGAGGTGGCCCGTACGGTCAGCATCGCGCAGCAGCGGGGACCGGTCGCGCCGCTGCCGCAGGAGATGATCGACAAGCTCTGGCACCGCTACCAGAACGTCTACGGGCAGCACGCGGAGGAATCGTGA
- a CDS encoding ABC transporter ATP-binding protein, giving the protein MGTLKVRNLTKKYGETTAIDHLGIDVRDGEFFVILGPSGAGKTTTLKAIAGLVEIDEGSVEIAGVDMTQVEPYHRNVAMAFESYALYPQKTVKDNLASPLKSGRHRHYDEAERNQRIADVTKTLGIDHLLDRLPKELSNGQRQRTALGRVLVRPADIYLLDEPLSHLDAKLRASMRAELKSIASRSNTTTLYVTHDYQEALALADRIAVLRKGEFVQIGTPAEIWRSPLDTFVARAVGQPEINLVDGVVRGGKVRALGGALEFPAPADLELAEGKEVRVGMRPSELIVHREVHDGGWLRVIGRIRLAQRLGRDVELDIEVGDGHLIVIDRADASHVEGQEIELDIHLPNVHLFDGGEPGEHTARLGSAVGRGAAPLPEELEEELGQ; this is encoded by the coding sequence ATGGGCACCCTCAAGGTCCGCAACCTGACCAAGAAGTACGGCGAGACCACGGCGATCGACCACCTGGGAATCGACGTACGTGACGGTGAGTTCTTCGTGATCCTCGGCCCGTCCGGCGCCGGCAAGACGACCACCCTGAAGGCGATCGCCGGCCTGGTCGAGATCGACGAGGGCAGCGTGGAGATCGCCGGGGTCGACATGACCCAGGTCGAGCCCTACCACCGCAACGTCGCCATGGCGTTCGAGAGCTACGCGCTCTACCCGCAGAAGACGGTGAAGGACAACCTCGCCTCGCCGCTGAAGTCGGGCCGCCATCGACACTACGACGAGGCCGAGCGGAACCAGCGGATCGCCGACGTCACCAAGACGCTGGGCATCGACCACCTGCTCGACCGGCTGCCGAAGGAACTGTCCAACGGCCAGCGCCAGCGCACCGCCCTCGGGCGGGTGCTGGTCCGGCCCGCCGACATCTACCTGCTGGACGAGCCGTTGTCCCACCTGGACGCCAAGCTCCGCGCCTCGATGCGCGCCGAGCTGAAGTCGATCGCGTCGCGGTCCAACACCACCACCCTGTACGTCACCCACGACTACCAGGAGGCGTTGGCGCTGGCCGACCGCATCGCCGTGCTGCGCAAGGGCGAGTTCGTCCAGATCGGCACCCCCGCCGAGATCTGGCGTTCGCCCCTCGACACGTTCGTCGCGCGGGCCGTCGGACAGCCGGAGATCAACCTGGTCGACGGTGTCGTCCGCGGCGGGAAGGTCCGGGCCCTGGGCGGTGCCCTGGAGTTCCCGGCACCTGCCGACCTCGAACTGGCCGAAGGCAAGGAGGTCCGCGTCGGCATGCGGCCCAGCGAACTGATCGTGCACCGGGAGGTGCACGACGGCGGCTGGCTGCGGGTGATCGGCCGGATCCGGCTGGCGCAGCGCCTCGGCCGCGACGTCGAACTCGACATCGAGGTGGGCGACGGCCACCTGATCGTCATCGATCGGGCGGACGCGTCGCACGTGGAGGGCCAGGAGATCGAACTGGACATCCACCTGCCCAACGTCCACCTGTTCGACGGCGGAGAGCCGGGCGAGCACACGGCACGGCTGGGGTCCGCCGTCGGACGCGGTGCGGCCCCGCTGCCGGAGGAACTCGAAGAGGAGCTGGGCCAATGA
- a CDS encoding APC family permease, producing the protein MATTTATAGVAPGPAEPDDLARFGYRQELHRSVGSFASFAAGFSFVSILTTVFQLFALGFGLGGAAFFWTWPLVFAGQYLVALNFSTLAARFPISGAIFQWSSRLGGQTVGWFTGWLMIIGQILTVATAAIALQAVLPSIWSGFQIVGGPDADPTPTSPSGAANSVVLGVCLLVVTTVINAVGVRLMALVNSTGVVLEIVGVVVIIAALLFHAQRGPAILFTTAGVDLSSGGSYLSAWLASGLMAAYVMVGFDSAGELSEETRDPRRTTPRTILRALWVSGIGGALLIVGALLAAPRLDDGNLATGGLPWVLNEVLGPVAGRILLVDVAIAVVSCTLAVQTSGSRMVFSMARQKALPFHRMLSRVSPRTGTPIVASVVVGVGAALALAVNLRQAAIFTALASLCIAMLYLAYLGVTVPLLLARLRQARLGRTDPEELDEAGEPVFSLGRWGIPLNVAAIGYQVFAVVNLAWPRGSVYDLTGHTWWLQWSAVLVIAACLAVGFFVHRRLHPHVTRIPLAPIHAHGHLEMPERVADHA; encoded by the coding sequence ATGGCCACCACCACCGCCACCGCGGGCGTCGCGCCCGGTCCGGCCGAACCCGACGACCTGGCCCGGTTCGGATACCGGCAGGAACTCCACCGCAGCGTCGGGAGCTTCGCGTCGTTCGCCGCGGGGTTCTCGTTCGTCTCCATCCTCACCACCGTCTTCCAGCTGTTCGCTCTGGGCTTCGGACTCGGCGGCGCCGCGTTCTTCTGGACCTGGCCGCTGGTCTTCGCAGGCCAATACCTCGTGGCGCTCAACTTCTCCACCCTCGCCGCCCGGTTCCCGATCTCCGGGGCGATCTTCCAGTGGTCCTCCCGCCTCGGCGGCCAGACCGTGGGGTGGTTCACCGGCTGGCTGATGATCATCGGCCAGATCCTCACCGTGGCCACCGCGGCCATCGCCCTGCAGGCCGTCCTGCCGTCGATCTGGTCGGGCTTCCAGATCGTCGGCGGCCCCGACGCCGACCCGACCCCCACCTCTCCGTCCGGCGCGGCCAACTCCGTCGTCCTCGGCGTGTGCCTGCTCGTCGTCACGACGGTGATCAACGCCGTCGGCGTACGACTGATGGCCCTGGTGAACTCCACCGGGGTCGTGCTGGAGATCGTCGGCGTCGTCGTGATCATCGCCGCCCTGCTCTTCCACGCCCAGCGCGGCCCGGCGATCCTCTTCACCACCGCCGGGGTCGACCTGTCCTCGGGCGGCTCCTACCTGTCCGCCTGGCTCGCCTCCGGCCTGATGGCGGCGTACGTGATGGTCGGCTTCGACTCGGCCGGGGAGCTCTCCGAGGAGACCCGTGACCCGCGGCGGACCACCCCGCGGACGATCCTGCGTGCCCTGTGGGTCTCCGGGATCGGCGGTGCGCTGCTGATCGTGGGTGCGCTGCTCGCCGCCCCCCGCCTCGACGACGGCAACCTCGCCACCGGCGGGCTGCCCTGGGTGCTCAACGAGGTGCTCGGCCCGGTCGCCGGCCGGATCCTGCTGGTGGACGTGGCGATCGCCGTCGTCTCGTGCACCCTCGCCGTGCAGACCTCCGGTTCGCGGATGGTGTTCTCGATGGCTCGGCAGAAGGCGCTGCCCTTCCACCGGATGCTGTCACGGGTCTCCCCACGCACCGGCACCCCGATCGTCGCCTCGGTCGTCGTCGGTGTCGGCGCCGCCCTCGCACTGGCCGTGAACCTGCGCCAGGCCGCCATCTTCACCGCCCTCGCCAGCCTCTGCATCGCCATGCTCTACCTCGCCTACCTCGGCGTCACCGTGCCCCTGCTGCTCGCCCGGCTGCGGCAGGCCCGGCTCGGCCGGACGGATCCGGAGGAACTCGACGAGGCCGGTGAGCCCGTCTTCAGCCTCGGCCGCTGGGGCATCCCCCTCAATGTGGCGGCCATCGGCTATCAGGTCTTCGCGGTGGTCAACCTCGCCTGGCCGCGGGGGAGCGTCTACGACCTCACCGGTCACACCTGGTGGCTGCAGTGGAGTGCGGTGCTCGTCATCGCCGCCTGCCTGGCCGTCGGATTCTTCGTCCACCGTCGCCTCCACCCGCACGTCACCCGCATCCCGCTGGCCCCGATCCACGCCCACGGGCACCTCGAGATGCCGGAGCGGGTCGCCGACCACGCCTGA
- a CDS encoding ribose-5-phosphate isomerase, with the protein MTEKSGITQKYRVVVGADDAGFDYKERIKADLEADERVAEVIDVGVDADGHTDYPHIAVNAARKVADGDADRALLICGTGLGMAISANKVHGVRAVTAHDSFSVERSVLSNNAQVLCMGQRVVGIELARRLAREWLGYTFDEASHSAAKVAAINEYDC; encoded by the coding sequence ATGACCGAGAAGTCCGGAATCACCCAGAAGTATCGCGTGGTGGTCGGCGCCGATGACGCCGGCTTCGACTACAAGGAACGCATCAAGGCCGATCTGGAGGCCGACGAGCGGGTCGCCGAGGTGATCGACGTCGGCGTCGACGCCGACGGGCACACCGACTACCCGCACATCGCGGTGAACGCCGCCCGCAAGGTCGCCGACGGCGACGCGGACCGGGCACTGCTGATCTGCGGCACCGGACTGGGCATGGCGATCAGCGCCAACAAGGTCCACGGGGTGCGGGCGGTCACCGCCCACGACTCGTTCTCGGTGGAGCGGTCGGTGCTGAGCAACAACGCGCAGGTGTTGTGCATGGGCCAGCGGGTGGTCGGGATCGAGCTCGCCCGCCGGCTCGCCCGGGAGTGGCTCGGCTACACCTTCGACGAGGCCTCCCACTCCGCCGCCAAGGTCGCCGCGATCAACGAGTACGACTGCTGA
- a CDS encoding ABC transporter ATP-binding protein translates to MSVKVEELRGGDALPLRIRNVRKVYRTGKKGVEAVKSMNLDIEPGELITLLGPSGCGKTTTLRMVAGLETITSGDVFIGETRVNDLPPSKRNVGVGFESYALYPPLNVRENLSYGLKAGKRVADPDKVVDELADRLEMRDMLPLRPASLSSGQKQRVALARALIRKPPVLLLDEPLGHLDAAARQRVRRELKLLQRQFGYTTIVVTHDQLEAMTLSDRMAVMNNGIIQQYGTPDEIFDDPANIFVADFVGEPSINLFPATVVKDGERTLIRVGTDVLEVAARTATDGAQVMVGLRPQDCHGKGVTRGLTGSVFVYEDLLEHGIALVNHPGVPEKPLVVQTPADLQLSPGASVTFTASPDRIYLFDKDSGDRIR, encoded by the coding sequence ATGAGTGTCAAGGTCGAGGAACTGCGCGGCGGCGACGCACTGCCGCTGCGGATCCGCAACGTCCGCAAGGTCTACCGCACCGGCAAGAAGGGCGTCGAGGCCGTCAAGAGCATGAACCTCGACATCGAGCCCGGTGAGCTGATCACCCTGCTCGGCCCGTCGGGCTGCGGCAAGACGACCACCCTGCGGATGGTCGCGGGGCTGGAGACCATCACCTCCGGCGACGTGTTCATCGGCGAGACCCGGGTCAACGACCTGCCGCCGAGCAAGCGGAACGTCGGCGTGGGCTTCGAGAGCTACGCCCTCTACCCCCCGCTGAACGTACGGGAGAACCTGTCGTACGGGCTGAAGGCCGGCAAGCGGGTGGCCGACCCGGACAAGGTCGTCGACGAGCTGGCGGACCGCCTGGAGATGCGCGACATGCTTCCCCTGCGGCCGGCCTCGCTGTCCAGCGGCCAGAAGCAGCGCGTGGCGCTGGCCCGGGCGCTGATCCGCAAGCCCCCGGTGCTGCTGCTCGACGAGCCGCTGGGCCACCTGGATGCCGCGGCGCGCCAGCGGGTGCGGCGCGAGCTGAAGCTGCTGCAGCGACAGTTCGGCTACACCACCATCGTCGTCACCCACGACCAGTTGGAGGCGATGACGCTGTCGGACCGGATGGCCGTGATGAACAACGGCATCATCCAGCAGTACGGCACCCCGGACGAGATCTTCGACGATCCGGCGAACATCTTCGTCGCGGACTTCGTCGGTGAACCGAGCATCAACCTCTTCCCGGCGACGGTGGTCAAGGACGGCGAGCGGACCCTGATCCGGGTCGGCACCGACGTCCTCGAAGTCGCCGCCCGCACCGCCACCGACGGCGCCCAGGTGATGGTCGGCCTGCGCCCGCAGGACTGCCACGGCAAGGGCGTGACCAGGGGGCTGACCGGATCCGTCTTCGTCTACGAGGACCTGCTGGAACACGGCATCGCGCTGGTCAACCATCCGGGGGTGCCGGAGAAGCCGCTGGTCGTCCAGACCCCGGCCGACCTGCAGCTCAGCCCCGGCGCCTCGGTGACCTTCACCGCGTCGCCGGATCGCATCTACCTGTTCGACAAGGACAGCGGCGACCGCATCCGCTGA
- a CDS encoding carbohydrate ABC transporter permease, translating to MARKEMMPGQKRFTAPAILGDVAILAWFVFSLFPIVWMVMLALKTPAEQTTTYFKFSPTLENFVTVLSERGTLLTSVDFKAALISSTINCVGAVLVSLVVGIPAAYAAGRWKFRGSDSLMFNLLSFRFAPELMVIVPLFVIYNGLGLFDTTVGMIWVLQLVTMPLVVWILRSYFEDLPEDLEQAALLDGYSRKRAFTMVALPLVRPGIAASALLAFIFAWNNYMFPLILTNSGSVTVAITKFLGGGGQAYYNLTAAAGVVGALPPLILALTIQRYLVQGLSFGAVKG from the coding sequence ATGGCTCGCAAGGAGATGATGCCGGGACAGAAGCGGTTCACCGCCCCGGCGATCCTCGGCGACGTCGCCATCCTGGCGTGGTTCGTCTTCAGCCTGTTCCCCATCGTCTGGATGGTGATGCTCGCCCTGAAGACGCCGGCCGAGCAGACCACCACCTACTTCAAGTTCTCCCCGACCCTGGAGAACTTCGTCACGGTCCTCTCGGAGCGCGGCACGCTGCTGACCAGCGTCGACTTCAAGGCCGCCCTGATCTCCAGCACGATCAACTGCGTCGGCGCCGTCCTGGTGTCACTGGTGGTCGGCATCCCGGCCGCGTACGCTGCCGGTCGGTGGAAGTTCCGCGGGTCGGACAGCCTGATGTTCAACCTGCTGAGCTTCCGCTTCGCCCCCGAGCTGATGGTCATCGTCCCGCTGTTCGTCATCTACAACGGCCTCGGACTGTTCGACACCACGGTCGGCATGATCTGGGTGCTGCAGCTGGTGACGATGCCGCTGGTGGTGTGGATCCTCCGGTCGTACTTCGAGGATCTCCCCGAGGACCTGGAGCAGGCCGCGCTGCTGGACGGCTACTCGCGCAAGCGGGCGTTCACCATGGTGGCGCTGCCGCTGGTCCGTCCCGGCATCGCCGCCTCGGCCCTGCTGGCGTTCATCTTCGCCTGGAACAACTACATGTTCCCGCTGATCCTGACCAACTCCGGCTCGGTCACGGTGGCCATCACCAAGTTCCTCGGTGGCGGCGGCCAGGCGTACTACAACCTGACGGCTGCGGCCGGTGTGGTGGGCGCGCTGCCACCACTCATCCTCGCCCTGACGATCCAGCGCTACCTCGTCCAGGGCCTGAGCTTCGGGGCGGTGAAGGGCTGA